The following coding sequences are from one Parabacteroides pacaensis window:
- a CDS encoding efflux RND transporter permease subunit, with product MLNKIIKYSLHNRLVVLVASVVLLVAGLYTANRMDVDVFPDLNAPTVVIMTEAPGMAPEEVEQLVSFPVETAVNGATDVRRVRSSSTTGFSVVWVEFNWGTDIFRARQIVSEKLAVLGETLPSNVGTPTLGPQSSILGEMMILGVTADSTSMLDLRTMADWTIRPRLLSTGGVAQVTVIGGDIKEYQVLLNPALMKRYGITLDEVMTVTREMNRNANGGVLYEYGNEYIIRGLVSTHHIDEIAQSVVKTIDNVPIHLSDIADVKIGAKTPKLGTASERAKPAVLITVTKQPATSTLELTDKIDASVEELQKNLPPDVKISTDIFRQARFITSSIDNVKKSLFEGSFFVVIVLFLFLMNVRTTLISLIALPLSLLTSILALHAMGFTINTMSLGGMAIAIGSLVDDAIVDVENVYKRLRQNRMRPIGERKSTLEVVFEASKEVRMPILNSTLIIVVSFVPLFFLTGMEGRMLVPLGISFIVALFASTVVALTLTPVLCSFLLDNAKPDAKVAKEAYVSRNLKKVYNKALNWALSNKVVVLGFTIVLFIGSLIVFFTLGRSFLPPFNEGSFTINVSTLPGISLEESAKMGRHAEELLLTVPEIKTVACKTGRAELDEHALGVNVSEIEAPFELNDRPHAEVVAEIRKKLATLPGVNIEIGQPISHRIDAMLSGTQANIAIKLFGNDLNKMFSLGTEIKSLIKTVPGIADLNVEQQIERPQLKIEPKRELLAKYGITLPEFNEFINVALAGEVVSQVYEEGKAFDLTVKVNDNDRNEIEKIRQLMIDAKGTKIPLHYVANVISSSGPNTINRENVKRKIVISANVAGRDLRGVVNEVKSRVEKEIKLPEGYHIEYGGQFESEQAATRTLLLTSLVSILVIFVLLFNEFKSLSQSAVILLNLPLALIGGVFSIWVSSGEISIPAIIGFISLFGIATRNGMLLISHYNQLRSEGMPLTDSIIHGSLDRLNPILMTALTSALALIPLALGGDLPGNEIQSPMAKVILGGLLTSTFLNAFIIPIVYFLMNRKNNKV from the coding sequence ATGCTGAATAAAATAATAAAATACTCTCTACATAACCGGCTCGTCGTATTGGTTGCCTCAGTTGTTCTTTTGGTGGCGGGACTTTATACGGCTAACCGGATGGACGTAGACGTGTTCCCTGATTTGAACGCGCCTACTGTTGTGATCATGACCGAAGCTCCCGGAATGGCTCCCGAAGAAGTGGAACAATTAGTCTCTTTCCCTGTGGAAACTGCTGTAAACGGGGCTACGGATGTACGAAGGGTACGGTCTTCTTCTACCACAGGCTTTTCAGTAGTTTGGGTGGAATTTAACTGGGGAACTGACATTTTCCGTGCCCGCCAGATTGTTTCTGAAAAATTAGCTGTGCTGGGTGAGACTCTTCCTTCTAATGTGGGAACTCCTACGTTAGGTCCCCAATCTTCCATTCTCGGAGAAATGATGATTTTAGGGGTAACGGCCGATTCTACTTCTATGTTGGATCTTCGTACTATGGCAGACTGGACGATCCGTCCCCGGCTTCTTTCTACCGGTGGAGTAGCGCAAGTAACCGTAATCGGAGGCGATATTAAGGAATACCAAGTACTTTTAAATCCTGCGCTCATGAAACGGTATGGCATCACTTTAGATGAAGTGATGACGGTTACCCGCGAAATGAACCGGAATGCAAACGGTGGTGTGTTATACGAATACGGTAACGAATATATCATCCGGGGACTGGTTTCTACCCATCATATCGATGAAATAGCTCAGTCTGTGGTAAAAACAATCGATAATGTTCCAATCCATTTAAGTGATATTGCCGATGTGAAGATCGGAGCTAAAACTCCCAAGCTGGGGACGGCTTCCGAACGGGCTAAACCGGCCGTATTGATTACGGTAACCAAACAACCGGCAACCAGTACATTGGAATTGACGGATAAGATCGATGCTTCCGTGGAAGAGCTTCAAAAGAATCTTCCTCCCGATGTAAAAATCTCTACGGATATTTTCCGTCAGGCGCGTTTTATTACCAGTTCTATCGACAATGTAAAGAAGTCTCTCTTCGAAGGATCATTCTTTGTGGTCATCGTACTGTTCTTGTTTTTGATGAATGTCCGTACCACGCTGATATCTCTTATCGCTTTGCCTTTATCGTTGCTCACTTCTATTTTAGCCTTGCATGCCATGGGATTCACTATCAATACCATGAGTTTGGGAGGTATGGCAATCGCTATCGGTTCGCTGGTGGATGATGCGATCGTAGATGTGGAGAATGTATATAAAAGACTAAGGCAAAACAGGATGCGTCCTATCGGGGAACGGAAAAGTACACTCGAAGTGGTGTTTGAAGCATCGAAAGAGGTACGTATGCCTATCCTTAATTCTACCTTAATTATTGTGGTAAGTTTTGTGCCGTTGTTTTTCCTCACGGGAATGGAAGGGCGTATGTTGGTTCCGCTGGGTATTTCCTTTATTGTCGCACTTTTTGCTTCCACGGTTGTGGCACTTACTCTTACCCCCGTACTCTGTAGTTTTTTACTGGATAATGCTAAGCCGGATGCTAAGGTTGCAAAAGAAGCGTATGTTTCCCGGAATTTGAAAAAGGTATATAACAAGGCATTGAATTGGGCATTGAGTAATAAGGTAGTGGTATTGGGATTTACTATAGTTCTCTTTATCGGTTCGCTGATTGTCTTTTTTACGTTAGGTCGAAGTTTCCTTCCTCCTTTTAACGAAGGGTCGTTTACGATTAACGTAAGTACATTGCCCGGTATTTCATTGGAAGAATCCGCAAAAATGGGACGTCATGCAGAGGAACTTCTTCTTACGGTTCCCGAAATAAAGACAGTTGCCTGCAAAACCGGCCGTGCTGAACTGGACGAACATGCGTTAGGCGTAAATGTTTCTGAAATAGAGGCTCCTTTCGAGCTGAATGATCGTCCGCATGCCGAAGTGGTTGCCGAAATAAGGAAAAAACTAGCTACCCTTCCCGGCGTAAACATCGAGATCGGACAGCCTATTTCCCATCGTATTGATGCCATGCTTTCCGGTACGCAAGCGAATATCGCTATCAAATTGTTCGGAAACGATTTGAATAAGATGTTTTCGTTGGGTACCGAGATTAAATCCCTTATTAAAACAGTTCCGGGAATTGCAGACTTGAATGTGGAACAACAAATAGAACGTCCCCAGTTAAAGATTGAACCGAAACGGGAACTTCTTGCCAAGTACGGAATCACCCTCCCCGAATTTAATGAATTTATTAATGTGGCTCTTGCCGGAGAAGTGGTTTCGCAAGTATACGAAGAAGGTAAGGCATTTGATCTTACGGTAAAAGTAAATGATAACGACCGGAATGAAATAGAGAAAATCCGCCAATTAATGATTGATGCGAAAGGTACTAAAATACCGTTGCATTATGTAGCAAACGTCATTTCGTCTTCCGGCCCCAATACCATTAACCGGGAGAATGTAAAGCGGAAGATCGTAATTTCCGCTAATGTCGCCGGACGTGACCTGCGAGGAGTAGTCAATGAAGTAAAATCCCGCGTAGAGAAGGAAATAAAATTGCCTGAAGGTTATCATATCGAATACGGAGGCCAGTTTGAAAGTGAACAAGCGGCTACCCGCACGTTGCTGTTGACGTCACTGGTATCTATTCTGGTAATTTTTGTTCTTTTGTTTAATGAGTTCAAGAGTTTGTCTCAAAGTGCGGTGATTCTGCTAAACCTTCCTTTGGCTTTGATTGGGGGTGTATTTAGTATCTGGGTAAGTTCTGGCGAAATTAGCATTCCGGCTATTATCGGATTTATTTCTTTATTCGGCATTGCTACCCGGAATGGTATGTTGCTTATTTCCCATTATAACCAATTGAGAAGTGAAGGGATGCCGTTAACTGACAGTATTATCCATGGTTCGTTGGATCGGTTGAATCCGATTTTGATGACGGCTTTAACTTCTGCTTTGGCTCTTATTCCATTGGCTTTAGGAGGGGATTTGCCGGGAAATGAAATTCAAAGCCCTATGGCAAAAGTGATTTTGGGAGGTTTGCTGACTTCTACTTTCCTGAACGCTTTTATTATCCCTATTGTTTATTTTCTAATGAATCGTAAAAATAACAAGGTATGA
- a CDS encoding TolC family protein yields the protein MKRYILLLLFVLVAFGSRSQNSIGRVLESIEQNNKDLQANGQLTTSQKLEARIGNSLADPTVTYEYVKGNKEELGKEGELTVAQSFDFPTVYTNKNKIAGLKAVALDKQHAQFRQDLLLQAKELCLDLIALNQQKSLLDRRQSNASQLLEHYQRSLALGTATILEVNKIELELLNVKTEYRMNEASRQAKLRELQALNGGISINFTDSVYTPAPEIPAYDMLQAEALSSNLELQTLQSEQAVAKRSINLSRSEWLPKFELGYKYTHGKGEQFNGVVAGISIPLYENRHKVRQAKAQNLYTEMKVESTALQLDAALRGLYDQLLAVKASLEEYNHVADLRKNIEFLDRALAGGQLSTIDYFVELATINQSLQNYIQLENQYQKLIAQIYKFQL from the coding sequence ATGAAACGATATATACTCTTACTATTGTTTGTCCTGGTTGCTTTTGGGAGCCGGTCTCAAAACAGTATAGGCCGGGTACTGGAAAGCATTGAACAAAATAATAAAGATTTACAAGCGAACGGCCAGCTTACTACTTCTCAAAAATTAGAGGCGAGGATTGGTAATTCGTTAGCCGATCCTACCGTAACATACGAGTATGTAAAAGGAAATAAGGAAGAGCTTGGAAAAGAAGGGGAGCTTACGGTAGCCCAGTCTTTTGATTTCCCTACCGTATACACTAATAAAAACAAAATAGCCGGCTTGAAAGCTGTTGCCTTGGATAAGCAGCATGCGCAATTCCGCCAGGATTTATTATTACAAGCCAAAGAGTTGTGCCTGGATTTAATTGCTTTGAATCAACAGAAATCTTTGTTGGACCGCAGGCAATCAAATGCCAGTCAGCTTTTGGAGCATTATCAACGCAGCTTGGCTTTGGGGACGGCTACTATCTTGGAAGTAAACAAAATAGAGTTGGAGTTGCTGAATGTGAAAACCGAATATCGGATGAATGAAGCTTCCCGGCAGGCAAAGCTACGGGAATTGCAAGCATTGAACGGAGGCATTTCTATTAACTTTACAGATAGTGTATATACGCCGGCTCCGGAAATTCCTGCTTATGATATGTTACAAGCAGAGGCTTTGTCTTCCAACCTGGAGCTCCAAACCTTGCAGAGCGAGCAAGCGGTAGCTAAAAGATCGATTAATTTAAGCCGTTCGGAGTGGTTGCCTAAGTTTGAATTAGGATATAAGTATACCCATGGGAAAGGAGAACAATTTAACGGGGTGGTAGCCGGAATAAGTATTCCTCTTTATGAAAACCGACATAAAGTACGGCAGGCAAAAGCGCAGAATCTTTATACGGAGATGAAGGTGGAAAGTACGGCGTTGCAGTTGGATGCGGCTTTACGGGGACTTTACGATCAGCTTTTGGCAGTAAAAGCTTCTTTAGAGGAGTATAATCATGTAGCGGACTTACGAAAGAATATCGAATTTCTTGATAGGGCACTTGCCGGCGGACAGCTTTCTACTATCGATTATTTTGTAGAGCTAGCTACGATTAATCAGAGCTTGCAAAACTATATCCAACTAGAAAACCAGTATCAAAAGCTTATAGCACAGATATATAAGTTTCAGCTTTAA
- a CDS encoding ROK family transcriptional regulator, translating into MTVNLLLSKDDSSKNIALKKRIIQYLIMSGNTSIADISKEIELSVPTVTKLVMELLEAGYLLDSGKQDTNGGRKPNIYGLNPDSGYFVGIDIQKKRVLLALADFNGKIIDQEIIPYRLENTAEALDELCNIINSYLDKLPVERNKILQIGVNITGRVNSISGYSYTYFYFNENPLAQILEERIGLPVNLENDSRAMCYGEYMAGAGKGERNVLFINLNWGLGAGIIIDGKLYYGKSGFSGELGHVSVFNNEIICQCGKKGCLETEASGYAILRLLLERYTQGSTTILADKLEENSDINLHDFVNAVLKEDVLAIEIVERVGTYLGRALAGLINLFNPEVVIIGGPLSLTQDYIRLPIKSAIRKHSLNLVNQDTELVVSKLGEKAGLIGACLLARGKLLGMI; encoded by the coding sequence ATGACGGTAAATCTATTATTATCAAAAGACGATAGTTCCAAGAATATAGCATTAAAAAAACGCATTATTCAATATCTTATTATGTCGGGAAATACTTCTATTGCCGATATTAGCAAAGAAATAGAATTAAGTGTCCCTACAGTGACTAAATTAGTAATGGAGTTACTGGAAGCCGGTTATCTTTTAGACTCCGGCAAACAAGATACGAACGGAGGACGTAAACCCAACATATACGGGTTAAACCCGGATTCCGGATATTTTGTGGGGATAGATATCCAAAAAAAGAGGGTTTTACTCGCATTGGCTGATTTCAACGGAAAAATAATAGATCAGGAAATAATTCCTTATCGCCTGGAAAATACTGCGGAAGCATTAGATGAACTTTGCAATATCATTAATTCTTACTTAGATAAACTTCCTGTAGAAAGGAATAAAATATTACAAATAGGGGTAAATATTACAGGACGGGTAAATTCTATTTCCGGTTATTCTTATACTTATTTCTATTTTAATGAAAATCCCTTGGCTCAGATTTTGGAAGAACGGATCGGGTTACCAGTAAATCTGGAAAATGATTCGCGTGCTATGTGCTATGGCGAGTATATGGCCGGAGCAGGAAAGGGGGAAAGAAACGTATTGTTCATCAATTTGAACTGGGGATTAGGTGCCGGAATCATTATAGATGGCAAATTATATTATGGAAAGTCTGGCTTTTCCGGTGAATTAGGACATGTAAGCGTGTTTAATAACGAAATTATTTGTCAGTGCGGGAAAAAAGGTTGTTTGGAAACCGAAGCGTCAGGATATGCAATTCTGCGCTTATTATTAGAAAGATATACCCAAGGTAGTACTACTATTTTAGCGGACAAATTAGAAGAAAACAGCGACATTAATTTACACGATTTTGTAAATGCCGTATTAAAGGAAGATGTCCTAGCTATAGAAATAGTAGAAAGAGTGGGTACTTATTTAGGACGGGCATTAGCGGGATTAATTAATTTGTTTAACCCCGAAGTAGTAATTATCGGAGGGCCTTTATCTTTAACTCAAGATTACATTCGTTTACCTATAAAAAGTGCGATTCGAAAGCATTCTTTAAATTTGGTAAATCAAGATACCGAATTAGTCGTTTCCAAATTAGGAGAAAAAGCTGGATTAATAGGAGCTTGTCTATTAGCGCGGGGGAAATTATTAGGAATGATTTAA
- a CDS encoding efflux RND transporter periplasmic adaptor subunit: protein MKKLFFILAVAIVTSGCHNHASHEGHDHESEGHNHEAEEPHGHDHDHGEGEEHADEIIFKKAQAEAFGLEVKEIAPGPFHEVIKVSGQVLAAQGDETTQVAPVAGVVSFGRVAIVEGTNVRKGEALLSISAKNISEGDPVLKAKFAYETAKKEYERLGSLVKDKIVTEKDYNAARLNYETAKVAYEAVEGQYTANGQSVTAAMNGFIKSRLVNEGDYVQVGQPLVTLSQSNRLMLRAEVSAKYYPALSTIRSANFRTPYDNRLYKLADLNGRILTYGKSTDNASFYLPVTFDFDNKGAVIPGSYVEVYLISSPMENVLSIPLSALTEEEGAYFVYIQLDEEGYKKQEVTLGADNGSEVQILSGLKPGDRVVTKGAYQVRLASHSSVIPEGHTHNH from the coding sequence CAGAGGAACCGCACGGGCATGATCATGACCACGGAGAAGGAGAGGAGCATGCCGATGAAATTATTTTTAAGAAAGCGCAAGCCGAAGCTTTCGGGCTTGAAGTAAAAGAAATTGCTCCCGGTCCTTTCCATGAAGTTATAAAAGTAAGCGGTCAGGTACTTGCCGCGCAAGGCGACGAAACTACCCAGGTAGCACCGGTTGCCGGCGTAGTGTCTTTTGGCCGGGTAGCTATAGTAGAAGGTACGAATGTGCGTAAAGGAGAAGCCCTTTTATCTATTTCCGCTAAAAATATCAGTGAGGGAGATCCAGTGTTAAAAGCAAAGTTTGCTTACGAAACAGCTAAAAAAGAGTATGAACGGCTGGGTAGCTTGGTAAAAGATAAGATTGTCACCGAAAAAGATTATAATGCTGCCCGTTTGAATTATGAAACAGCTAAAGTAGCCTACGAAGCCGTAGAAGGGCAATATACAGCCAACGGACAGTCTGTTACCGCTGCAATGAACGGGTTTATTAAAAGCCGTTTGGTAAACGAGGGGGATTATGTACAGGTAGGGCAACCGCTCGTTACTCTTTCACAAAGTAACCGTTTAATGTTGCGTGCCGAAGTTTCGGCAAAATATTACCCTGCCCTTTCCACCATACGTTCTGCGAACTTCCGGACTCCTTATGATAACAGGCTTTATAAGCTTGCCGATTTGAACGGGCGTATTTTGACCTATGGGAAATCTACGGACAATGCCTCTTTTTATCTGCCGGTAACTTTCGATTTTGACAATAAAGGAGCTGTGATTCCCGGTTCATATGTAGAAGTTTACCTGATTTCTTCTCCAATGGAAAATGTGCTGTCTATCCCGCTGTCTGCCTTGACCGAAGAGGAAGGAGCTTACTTCGTGTATATTCAATTGGATGAAGAGGGATACAAAAAGCAGGAAGTTACATTGGGTGCCGATAACGGAAGCGAGGTACAAATCCTTTCCGGGTTGAAACCGGGCGACCGGGTGGTAACCAAAGGAGCGTACCAGGTGCGGCTAGCTTCCCATAGTAGTGTTATTCCGGAAGGACATACTCATAATCATTAA